aactttATAAGtcctattattatattatattatatataagttGGCATATACTGATCATCAGACTACACATTTCAAAtgacattttatgaattaacaattttataattttaaacaatttatattattacataaaatatataaatattttataataaatatataaattatgtaatagattaaataatataatagtagttataaacattttataataaatattgctACATACACACACTTACATACATATTTACACACATAATCTAAACTGTTTTTTAtctattgtatattatattataattaataaaaaaggtggctctatataaatatatgttaaCATTTACTGCCATCTACTGTTCATAAGAAATGGAATCAAGGAAACGATTTAATTGaattcattaattaaaatgtaattaaaattaatgaatgaatgaattaaaatggtaattatatatatataaacataagtacatatattttatcacttctattatattaattaatttattatattagtttatttattatattagtattatatatttaatacatttgtatattatttattaaatagatTGCCCCTTAAAACATATAAGCCCACATGTACTGCCATCTACTGTTCATAAGAAAGACTACAAATCTCAAATCATTGCACAGTACATCCATATTTCACCAGTATACAAGTCAAACTACAAGCAATTACAGAATGAgtattttaatctatttatttattttattaatttattgacTTTCTGTTGGTACCTTCTCATGGTAAGGTCCGAGAACAATCCATCCACAGAAGGTGTAGCCTAGATAGATCATGCCTGCACAGCAGCAGAAGCGCAAGACCTTTGGTAAAGCTGCTCGCATAGTGAGGATAAGCACCTGTGTtgtcacaaaaataaaataaaataaactatggCCTTAATAAATTATTGGTCTTAAGCAATCAGCACTGTTACATAACTTGTGGTCAATAAAACACACGCACTTACCCTTGGCAACCTTGATATTATATTTACAGAAGTGTTGTTAATGATTTTGACTTACATTATATTTTTCGAAGTATCCAAGATACCTTATGACGCCCACCCAGACCATTAGAGTAGATGTTCCCAGGAAGATACTGCAGACATCATAGTTGGTCAGACTCTGGAAGGGAAAATGAACGGGGATGACTTTATTAGCGTTGTAAACGTAGGCCAAACTTGCTCTTCCATGCAAAgtaaacattacataaaaatagTTTAATTGCCATGCCTTAAATCACTCTACTACAGCACAGACACAAAGTCCATAGACtactaagtgtgtgtgtttctcaagaacttttttttcaagtttCCAACTAACtaagaaacagaaataaaattacTTTAATTATGAAAATTAAGCAAATACCACCCCTCCCCCCAAATTTAAATTACCttacaatataaataatttaaaataaataaataaaaccaaaataaataaaaaaaatactaatatttcacaccaaaaaaaaatcaaatgattatgaaaattaaacatttccCATCCAAATGTACTttgcaaaaatcattttaaataaataaaataaaactaatataaaacataacattttaaagtgttttttaaagtttttttttttatttccagcTAACAAATCTCAAATCAaataattttcatgaaaattaagcacattttcttTCCAAATTTAAATTAGCTTCCCAAAacaatctaaataaataaaccatttaaaatgaatggatgaaaatataaatgaccaaaaattgaaataaataaatataaaatactaatatttcaccccaaaaacaATTTCCCCTCCAAATGTAAATGgctttacaaaaataattttaaataaaattaagtacTGTATTAAGTAATGACAACCCTCATTATAATGAGAATTACAAAAGTTTCTTGGAGGGTAAATGCACACAAAGACAAACTCATAACATCTGTTACAATCAGCATTTTTTTGGAGGAAATGCAATATTTTTTGCAACATTTCAGATTGGTGATCTTTttcggcaaaaaaaaaaaaaaaaaaaaaaaaaacgttttcttAAAACAAAAAGCACCTTAGCCTgtatttccatttttagtatGGATCCAATGATGGCCAAAACATCACTGATAATAACCAAGATGTACCAGCCGTTTAAGAACTCCCTCTGGTCATCTTCACACACTTTATGATTATAATTCTCAAGACAGAAGCTAGAAAACCGCTGcagagagagaggaagtgacACATGAAGGAAACACTGACAGGGCACAAAAATATCAGAACGGCATGAGTTCACATTGAGTCACTATGACAGAACAtcaaaaataactataaaaatgTTGATGTATCGGTATTCAGTAATATACAGATTTACAAGCAGGTTTACCTGAAGTAACTTTACAGCAAGTATAATGGAACGTGTGCAGAGCACTGCAGAGATCAAACAGACCGCAATAACAAAGCCATCAAAGATCAGGAGGTAGTGTGTGTTCTTCTGAGCTGAAAAAGACAATAGCAAACCATCTGAAGTCCACATGCCTTTCATAACCTTAAAGACTTGTTACAATTAATTATTGACCATAAGCATTCAATGTAGTTGATGATTTTTCACATACCAGTTCCTGAAATATTCCAGTTTTTGCACACACTACtaacatcatcaaaatcaaGAGTCAGTTTCACCTTCCCGCTATGGCAACTGTTATCAAAGACAATCTGCAAAGAATCCAAATGAATTTAATCAgtaatacaatataaaataaataatattttttatagatgacctattatgcccttttacaaagtcttgattttgtttttggggtctactagaataggttttcatccTTGAATGTtccaaaaacactttttttttacatatttgacattgttgcagcacctttTTTCCCAGTCTATCAGTAACACTCTCTTTAGTTCAGGTTTCTATGAAGCTCCTCCTTCTAAAAAAgcgcaatgtgctctgattggccggCTGCaacagtgtgttgtgattggtcaaacagcaacattacacactaaagaaagatgaaaacgttaaaaaaaaagcataataggtccttttTAAGATCCCAGAATGGACCTTACCTTCACAAAAAACGTGTAACAGTCAGGCAGCTCATGCGAACGAACAGTTTGCAAATTGATTCCTTTGAGCGCAAAAGTGATCTCAATATCAACAAGCCTGTATTTCAAACAAAACCATGAGCCATTGAAACATTACGTGAGaaattgtttaaatgttttgattgTACAATTTAGGTTTACCAACCTATAAAAGTCCAACTCAAAAAATGAAGCGTTGTTCATTCTCCATGTTGTAGCAGACTCTGGATCAAGAGCCAAGCAAACTggaaaagacaaaaatgtaCGGTTTAGGtgcaaaaatatgatttatagtctactatatttttacatttttctgtaaaatgtGCAACCTGTTTCAAGCTGGGCGTCAATATCGTAGGATTCCCTAAGCAGTTCCACGCTGCCTCTCGTGTAGCTCTTCTTACAGATAGTCATGGGCAGAAATGTATCATTTTCCTCAGCATAACTAACAGGTCCTACAGAAAGGTTTCGTAACTGGGAATACTGTTGAAGACAGATAAAGGTTATATTGAGTAAATTTTATCTTTAGATTATTACATCCAAACCACTAGGTGTCAGTATAATACTGCACTCACACCATGTCGTAACTGACTGTtcacaaagacccgccccctttagttactgttgctaagTCCAACAAGCCGTGCCGCACTAAcaccacacatcatgttctcacgcagtgaaaaattcattgcggagcaaagaggacattgacaacacgtcgacagacaagacaggacaggttacttttgatatgaaacaaagtctcaaatttcaaattttgtaatttttaaggaaatttaatcaataaataccattttgtggctctttaatgtgttgtgacagattgctgcagtccctcagttcaagcggcttGTGAACCGAtaatctcttcctactagttcatttatagcatcaaataaacatgaatgaacatcagaaggaatgttgtttcaaccacggaaatatgtcagtacacaccatttttcaagttcaagttcaagttcacagaggttaatctactaactcccctgactgctttatAGGACAAAATGGTGAATTcagcattatgattggttagatcgcctgtcaatcaaactccctgtGAAGGGTCAATTACTATAACAACGTGTGAAGTTCTACTCAGGGGCGCGTTTCCCGAAGcaaactatggtcgcaagttccgtcgttaccattagagttcaatgggacttatgaccatggttcaccaacgctttcgggaaacgcaccccagagcgGTTCATGCCAAAGCCAAttgaaggcaagcctgcaaccttagCTGAAAAAAGTGTAACGCCTGTTAATGCTAACAGGTAAGGAGACAAGAGGCcgtttttttgaatggatgtcaatggaggagAGGCTTTATTATGCTGAATAACCCGTTTTTGTGAGGCAATAGCTTATCATTTAATGAATCGACAGACTGTTCGCTAATCTTCAACATGTTTGCTCTTAAACTTTCATTTTGAATTGAACTATTTTCAGagtttacacagaaaaaaatgctgTTATTAGAGAAGTCGCGGAAAATTGCAAGACAGGTATGATTCAGTTTACGGCACTTATCATTCATTTCTATGGTATCCACAAACAGTGACTGACTGTCGCACAACTCTGAACGAAATTCAATAACGTCAAGTTTGTTATTTGATTGGTTATCAAGGCACACGTGATCCATGTCCAAGCTGTTATGCTTTCTCCAATTGTAGAGCCACAGACCCTCATATCTCCCAATTATAAGGCCAGCATTGATGCGTCCGAAATCAAATACTTCTCTACTGTATAGTACacgaaaaacagtatgcgaacagagtagtatgtccgaattcatagtattcgaaaaacagtaggtgaaaagtacctggatgaattactacttccggcgagattctgaagtgtgcatacaatagacactttactatcccatgaggccacgggagaggatttgtgaatggagttgaagggacataactgacgctggtaggtcatgtgatAGTAAAAACATAGCGGATGTAGTACGTCTGaattcattcatgcattcaaactatatagaacatactttttcaatggtcgtgaagcaaatttaaattcaaatgtagtacctactcaacagtacgcgatttcggacgcagcccatCTCTGGTTGACGTCCTCGGAAATGTGCGTTTCTATAGCAACACTATCATCACTAAAATGAATCTGTACCTTGTGGCACAGCGGTCACATGGTACAAGTCAGAGCACTCAGAAAATTCAGAgtttacaagttgtaattacAAGTTTTACAAGGACATGAAAGCTTTTTACAAGTCGGAATTTGGTAATTACGGTAATTCTGACATGGCGTAAACGCaccttaaaaggatagttcgcccaaaaatgaaaattttactGTTTGGTTAATGTCATTCTtcgaaatatcttcttttgttgtTCAGCAGAAGACCAACTTGTGGGTGATTAAATaatctttgggtgaactattaaACCCTTTAAGACAAAGAAAACTGACCAGCGCAACAAACACAATTGCATTTTACAATGCAAATAAAGTGatggaaagaaaaaacaaacatggaGAAAAAAGCAAGATGGATGAAAAGCAAATACAAACCTGATCTACGACATAGTATAAACTATCATACACATTCTGTTTGGTGTAGACAGCAATACTGTAGTCATCCTCATCCACACCACTGTAGCCCCTAAGAAACAAATTCTTAAAGGCCATCAGGTTCTCCTCCTTGTAGGACACCACAAGCTGGTTATTCAGTCCAAACAGTATGAGCTTTGAAATAAACAGAGGAGGAGATGTTTTCACTCTGGCTGGTGGAACATTATGGGCTTCTTTTAGGAAATTATTTTAAGACAACTTATTATATTTAGTCACATAATAACAAATCCTTCAAAGTTTCAGAGAATGTTTACagttaaagctgaagtgtgtaatttctgcaccCCTAGCTTCACCAAATGGAATTGCAAAAATAGTGACAGTTTTCAAACAGGTTCCTGACCACTCCCCCTGCCCTCCATTAGTCGAAGAAACAGATAGCCACACCCCCAATTGGTACAATTGGTTGAGCCACTGTTGCTGTGCTTGACTGGGGTCCCAAAAGCAtagttagccaactatggtcacaAGTTCATTGATTTCTGTTGGTAACAACAGAAGTTGCGACTAGTtggttttgggaaacgcacccctggttgGGATTCGCAAACAAActgaaatgtgttttgagttgAATTAGGTTTGTCTCAGCATATCAAACTGGTATACAAAagtattttgtgaaaaaagaaCACACAATTACACATTTCAGCTTTAAGCAAGCAAGTAATTACCCTATAAATACCTGGAGTgtaatcatgaatatttttaaaatttgcacTGCTAGTTTCCATGGTAACTGTCGCCGTGTTCTGTACTTCTCACAAGGGCTCATGAAGTAAAACCTCAGGTCATCTCTCAGTATCTCCTCTGTCATGGGATCGGTCGACATGGATGTAGAGACgctatattaaaatatacaatatttatCTGATTGAAGCTAAATTCTgcagaaaacttttttttttttacatttatgaaaTAGATAAGTAGGTTAAGGAAAAGCAGCTAACAAGATCATGGTTATTTAGTAGGTTTTAATTATTCAATattattctgaaatgtaaaatagtaaaaataaaaaatgagatGTGTCCAAACATGTATACTGTTATACAATGTTATATtcaaaaaatatgataaatataataataataatattcataaGTTAAGTTATATACACTTCTTATTCAGATGTGTGGATATCATTCCTCATGGATATACAGTTTGATAAGTGTGATTTGTgatgttgcaaaaaaaaaaaaaaaaaaaaaaattgagcacAAAGAGATGATAAATCAACTTTGTGACACATTACACATGTGACAGACTTCTGTTTaggatgaggaagatgaaaGGGGCCAATGAACAAAAAACGGAAAGAGAGGGGAAAAGAATTGCTCAATATACGTTTCTTAAATTTTAACTGCGCCTTTATAAATAATTGCAAAAACACTACCAAAGCAAGGGTTCAAGTCCAAGGCTCTGTTTGTCTGCTCAGCAGCACTGACAGTGAAGTTACTGACATAGTGTATTGACTTTAAAAGTAAAACACAAGAAAGTTTgcttttaaataatttctttgCAAAAACAGTCAGAACATTCAAATTCTGCGGTGTCATGTATTTTATTACACCTATATTAAAACAAAGCGACTTTTGAATTtaaagcgttttttttttctttatgcaaaataattcAAGATAAGGATTTCAATAAACCCTTTTGTCAAACTTACCTTGACATGTCAACCCTGACGCCTTGGCAGTACCTATCAGACATTTCCATGCCACCTGTTATCAAAACGCGTTTCCCAACCACAAGCGCTCCTTGATCACTAAATTACTAAATAACCTCGCGTTTGACGTCAGAGCTGTTACACGTTCAACAGCGGCCGTCGACCAATCACGAGCGAGGAGGTTTCCCGATGGGCGTGACCTTATTGTACCAAATAGAACGTTCTTTCAGTTGCTAACTGACATGTGGAACGTCACAAAGCTTCGATTGAGAACCTTCGGAGTCTCaatttaaaacacaaacagaCCATACGCTTCGGCAAATATTAAGTGAAAAACATGTCCTTTTTACCAGTGTTTTTCCAAGCTGGAGCATTATGTCCGAGGTCATCTTAAAGGTGCATTCAgtaaaaaacacaaagaaacaaataacATTTGAGAAATATAACAGTTGATGAAGACTCGAGACTTACTAGTCTTCGAGAAAAAGTTTTATTCTACACGGAGCGGGTCGCCCTCATATGGGTGCCACCATTTTGAGATTGCATGACCAGCTGTCATCCAATTcgcatatttaataataataataataataataataataataataatactacagTGCTTTCACAGTGCTCAGGGCACTTTAAAGCATAATCATAAAAGTtcatgtaaataaaacaagcaaaccaagcaatataataatacattactGACACTACATAATAATGGAGCCTGAGTCAACATCATTAAATAAGTATAAAGTGTTCATTCTCTGCTGGAGGTGATGAAAGAAATCTTAACAGCTGAAACCACCTACAAGGAGCAAAAACTCATTGAGATTTTGAATGTTCATCATCCAAGAATGTTCATTATGAATGTGTGTGATGGATGAGATGGAGaacaacagtaaaaaaaaaaaaaaaaaaaaaaaaaatgttttagtgtGAAGCAGCAGCAGATAGTGAACATTTCATACATTCGGGGCAGTAGATGTCAGTATAACGTCCAAATCCAGTGATTCAATTGGAACAAATAAAAGGCAgcttatttattataataaaaaactaCACCATTTACATCCATTGTCCcagaatttaataaaaaaataaaaaataaaaataaaaaagacgcAAAAAACAACTTTGATACAAAAGCAGTTATGTGAATTTTATTGCCCTGATTCTTGGACTGGTTTCCTAAAGCTTGAATAAACTTCCTCTCCAGCTGCAACATCTGCTGATGCCCCCTGCACAAACAAAACCAACAATATCTGGTCAAAATTATGCATGAACAACATACACATTACATATATAGTGGACTGTATGAGTGTTTAGTAGTGATATATGGCATATTACGTATATGATATGTTGTGTATCCTATGTAATTGCTTCAGGTTTGATGGGATATGTAAGCACAATGTAATATTGCACATGCACTATTGACTGTACATAGaagaacaaaaacacacaaatacaacacAATCACAAGCAATTCAatataacaaattattataacCAAATAAACAATCATTTAATCAAAGAATCATAATTTCAGCTGTAATGACAGACATACAATGATAAACTTGCGAAACGTAACCTGCAGCTTGAGGTCATTTCGAGCAGCCCATATCCTTTTAGTGCACATTAAGTGCTGCAGTGTTTGAATTAAAggaacacaaaaataatttaataaaaatgtaagacATGTTTAtaacatttgtgtgtgtatatctatatctatatatatatatatatatatatatcaaaagtttggaaccactaagatttttaatgtttttaaaagaaggttcgtcttctcaccaaggctacatttacagtaaaaaacagtaatattgtgaaatattattacaatttaaaataactgtgtactatttaaatatatttgacaaagtaatttattcctgtgatgcaaagctgaattttcagcatcgttactccagtcttcagtgtcacatgatccttcagaaatcattctaatatgctgatttgctgctcaataaacatttatgattattttcaatgttgaaaacagttgtgtactttttttttttcaggattccttgatgaatagaaagttcaaaagaacagcatttatctgaaatacaaagcttctgtagcattatacactaccgttcaaaagtttggggtcagtaagaatttttatttttatttttttgaaaagaaattaaagaaatgaatacttttattcagcagggatgcattaaatcaatcaaaagtggcagtaaagacatttataatgttacaaaagattagatttcagataaacacttcttttgaactttctattcatcaaataatcctgaaaaaaatattgtacacaaatattttgtacaattgtacacattaaatgtttattgagcagcagatcagcatattagaatgatttctgaaggatcatgtgacactgaagactggagttatgatgctgaaaattcagctttgccatcacaggaataaattactttgtgaaatatattcaaatagaaaacagttattttaaattgtaataatatttcacaatactactgtttttactgtatttttaattaaataaatgtagccttggtgagcagacgaaacttcttttaaaaacattaaaaatcttagtggctccaaacttttggactgtactgtatatatatatatatatatatatatatatatatatatatatatatatatatatatatatatatatatatatatatatatatatatatatatatatatatatatatatatatatatatatataacattacattacattaccacactatatggagaaaagtTAAGGAACACCTGACCAATTACATCAACAGGTACTGTAATGACATTTCATTCtaaatacacaaaaattaaaatggagtTGGTCCCCTCCTTTCTAGCTATAATAGTTTCCACTCCAGTTTATCCCAAAGGTGTTCAATGGTAGCCTGACTTcatcatactcatattctactCATATTCTTTTGGatcttcccgtccaaaaaatgttgtgggtggggttcgggctggcacccaggctagttCAATGGGGTTGAGATCAAGGCTCTGTGCAGGCCAATCAAGTTCTTCCACACTAAATTCATGCAACCATGTCTTTATGAACCTTGCTTTATGCACTGGGGCACAGTCATGCTGGAATAGAAAAGAGCCTttcccaaactgttcccacaaagttaaAAGCAGAGCATTATCCAAAATGTCATGATACTCTGAAGGCctagcccaacccctgaaaaacagcCACATACTGTACCATTATCcctcctccaccaaactttacagttggAACAACGCAGTCAGGCAGGTAACGTTCTCCTGGCATTCGTCAAACCGAGACTCACCAATCAGACTGTGTGGTTTGCATTTAGCTGCTTAGCCATGAAAACCCATTCCATGGAGCTCCCGCCACACAGTTTTTGTGCCGATATTAATGCCAGTGGAAGTTTGGAACTCTTCAGTCATGGAATGAGCAGAACGCTGGTGACCTTTAAGCACCAAGCACCTCAGCACTCTGTGACTGGTTCGCTCTGTGACTTTGTCATCTTGAGTGTCATGGCTGAGCTGCTGCTTGTTCCTAAATGCTTTCACTTTCCAATAATACCACTTACTGTTGACTATGGAAGATCTAACAGGGATGAAATGTCTCAAACTGACTTATTAAAGGTGGCATCCTATCATAgtaccatgcttgaattcactgagctcttcAGAACGGCTCactttttcacaaatgtttggctaggtgcttgattttataaaCCTGTAGCAATGAGTCTGAATGAAACATCTGAATTCAATAATTAAGAGgtgtgtcccaatacttttgtccatatagtatatataatatagactattgttcaaaagtttggggtcagtaagattgttttttttttttttaaataaattcctaatacttttatttagcaagtgTGCATCAAATTGATCAAAGTGACATTACCAGTGTTGGCGAAAGTTATTTTGAAaagtaaagcattacaatatTACGTAACtcctttaaaaactaattaattgcgttagttactttttaagagaagtaatgcattacgttacttttgtgttgctttttttcacctgttctgtggcttgttttgttttttataacaacattttttatttggGGGCAAATGTAAAGGCGATTTTAcaccaaaatttaaataataaggctgaaggaaatgcaaattcacacttGTACATAAGAGggcacagctcaaacaaacctttcagctgtgctgccattcttgattgcagaagaataggatgcaggGAAAGAAAGTTTAACACTTAATTCaccaataaacataaaaattctaaagtcatttttgcttatggTTTAACTgaatcattgaaggtcagcagcaagcACACTGGtcaataaagtgagattaaatgcatgaaaatatgttttattaaacatttaatcatTGGAGGTTTGCATAGTATTCTGATTTTTCATTTcagattttattcattttgaggaattcTGAATCTTTTTTTGTGAAAGGTAGATGCGTAAATGCATGTTTAACGCCTCTGCAATTACGATTTCTAttaacatggggacaggagatctgtcagtcaataaatggaaaaacaaatgAACTTGTGTTActcatttgaaaaagtaacttgcgttacaatacaagttacttgaaaaaagtaatctgattacgtaactcaaattacttgtaatgctttacccccaacactgataactacatttataatgttacaaaagatttctatttcaaataaatgcttttcttttgaacttattactatatcaaagaatcctggaaaaaaaaaaaaaaaatgtatcatggtttccacaaaaattctGAGcaacataactgttttcaacattgataatagagTTTTGCCGATAGACGACCGTCAAAGATATGATGCCTTTGATGATATCAAGACCTTAATTGGCTTGTTTGcccattaatgtattaaattagtattattattattattatcaggcTATTATTAA
This genomic stretch from Megalobrama amblycephala isolate DHTTF-2021 linkage group LG2, ASM1881202v1, whole genome shotgun sequence harbors:
- the mcoln2 gene encoding mucolipin-2; its protein translation is MEMSDRYCQGVRVDMSSVSTSMSTDPMTEEILRDDLRFYFMSPCEKYRTRRQLPWKLAVQILKIFMITLQLILFGLNNQLVVSYKEENLMAFKNLFLRGYSGVDEDDYSIAVYTKQNVYDSLYYVVDQYSQLRNLSVGPVSYAEENDTFLPMTICKKSYTRGSVELLRESYDIDAQLETVCLALDPESATTWRMNNASFFELDFYRLVDIEITFALKGINLQTVRSHELPDCYTFFVKIVFDNSCHSGKVKLTLDFDDVSSVCKNWNISGTAQKNTHYLLIFDGFVIAVCLISAVLCTRSIILAVKLLQRFSSFCLENYNHKVCEDDQREFLNGWYILVIISDVLAIIGSILKMEIQAKSLTNYDVCSIFLGTSTLMVWVGVIRYLGYFEKYNVLILTMRAALPKVLRFCCCAGMIYLGYTFCGWIVLGPYHEKFEGLSRVAECLFSLVNGDDMFPTFADFEQKNTMVWLFSRAYLYSFISLFIYMVLSLFIALITDAYETIKGYQTTGFPMTELQRFLMEQKEGFPLQGQECGEVENVHPSVMLCCCKRIPKDDTMVLIT